The Coccinella septempunctata chromosome 9, icCocSept1.1, whole genome shotgun sequence genomic interval AACAATTCGGTTATTGATCCTGCAAAAACCCACGTCTGATCGATCATAAAATCGTTATTCTTAGTGTTTAACGTCGTGAAAAATGTCATCTCAGAGCTTCCCTAAGAAATTGGTGGTTGTTGGAGATGGGGCCTGTGGTAAAACATCGCTTTTAACAGCCCAATGTAACAACACCTTCTCCGAAATGTACCTACCTTCAATATACGAAACTTACTTAACCTCAGTGACTTACGAAAGTAGTGTAATATCCTTCGCATTATGGGACACAGCAGGAGAAGAAGACTACGATAGACTCCGACCTCTGTCCTACCCTAGAACAGACGTGGTACTCATGTGTTTCAACGTGGACAACCCTGTATCGCTCCAGAACATCCACCATAAATGGTATCCAGAAATAAAGCATTTCTGTCCTTCGGTACCAATTCTTTTGGTGGCCACAAAGCTAGACCTGAGATATAACGAGCAGATCTGTAAGATACTGAGTCAGAAAGGGGAAACCACAGTGTCTCACGAAAATGGCTACAGGGCTTCCAAGAAGATCAAGGCTTATGGATACATCGAGTGTTCTGCAAAAACGATGGAAGGGGTCAAAGAAGTGTTTAGGAAAGCTGCAGAAGTAGTTTTGAGGCCTCGGAAAGTCAGGAGAAGAGTTTGCCATCTGTTATAGTATCTGTTCCATGGAAAGATTTCATGAATTCGAATGTGAATGTCCTGGTAAGGATATATCTCTTTCTATAACTATGATCTAATGAACAAAACCAATTCATACGTGACATTTCCACACTATGCTATTATCACCAGTTTGAACATGAATATTTTATGATGTTTTGAAACCGCACACTTCTCTCAACTTCGTTCGTGATAATTCAGTGAAAACAACGTAGTCCCCAGAGAAATGGAGGAAAGTATCAGGTCAAAGGTGATCATAAGCCAGCAAATGTTTCTCTACATTCAACCTATCTTAACCATCAGCAGGTTCTTAGGATTATCTCCGGTGAGATACCAGAAAAATGGGCAAAATTACATTATAAGCCTTTCATACCTATACGTTGCCTACAGCTATCTATTTGGTTTGGTACTAGGTAGGTTTATAACTCTCTTCAACGTTAAAATACGACTGAAGATGAGTATTTCTTGGTGGCCACTTTAACGACAGGATTTAACACCAATGTAACTTCTGTTACAGCTGGTTCTGCTGTGTTAGGACTAGTGGGAGATTTAAAGGCTAACCCTGAACATTCCTTAAGGGTGAAGGACCATAAGGGAGCATACGTGGTTAGTTGTGACCTAGGGTTGATGATAATCATAGTTATTCTCGGTATATTCATTTCGCCATTCAAAATAGACAAGTTCTTTCTCATCTTAGCTTCTTTGAATCAGGTATTAGAATTAAAATGTAACTTTACGATGATCAAATTCCTAATTCTTTAAGATTCATCTAAAACTACCAACTTCGATCAAGGAAGGACCAAGAAAAACATCTTTCATCATATCTTTCGTGTCCTACTTCGTATTTTTTGGAGTTCTCACCTATGATTTCATAGGTTGGTGCATCCAAACTAATGGAAAACCTTCTTCGAAACGTTTATGGAACAACATTCCAGTATATATACTCTACGTCGTGTCTTGGACAcaggaaatttatttttggcaTATGACGTACTTTGTTAAACGGTGTGTCCAGGCCTTAAACACTGGGTTGTCACTTCACATTGAAGATAAaggaaaaaatgtgaaaattgttGATCCAAAGGTTCAACAGAAGGTATATTCCATCGATAATATGGGAAGGACTGCTCCTTCGAATACCTTGGTGAAAAATAGTGAGTATGAGCTTTAATTTCAAGATTCATTGAAGATTCTATAGTTTCAAGATCTGAATATTCAgaatttttagttctcacatcCCAAAAGGCAAAAACGTTCATTCACGTACATAGGATACTGTTTGAGGTTGTTAACTTCATAAACGACTGGTATGGAATACCTTTAATGGTGAGAATTGATGTTACTTGATTCTacaacaataaaaattcgattttgaattatcaatttcaccgccattttttcagttgatacTACTGAGCTGTTTCCTTCAATTGATTGGAACCCCGTACTTTATGCTCTCGAATACCAACGAAAAATCCATAGTTTTTTCTATTCTCGAAGTCGTTTGGCTGTTCACACACACAAGTAGACTTCTCATTATTGTTGAGGCATCTCATCGTTGTGTAAAAGAGGTGAGAACATCACGAGTGAAGTAAAAAAACAGCCAACAGATATATCTTGTATTTTCAGTACGAAAAAATCAACTATCTACTATGCCAACATTTGGAGAGGAACTATGAAAATGAAGTAATGCTTAAGGTACAAATAAATTCATTAAAACCACCCTGTTCCTTGTAACCTCCAAGGTTCTGTTTTAGTCCAGTTCTCAGTTgtcttattttcattttttattttttgtgcatttCAAGTTGTTTATGGATTTTATCGAATTTGGTCTATCCAATTTTTCAGCTGAAAGTTTTGGCACTTCAAATAAACAAATGCAAGGTTAGATTTTCAACTTGTGGCGTAGCAATATTGAACAGGTCCATTTTAGCATCGGTAAATATTGGTTTACCCTTTACGAAGCTGAGAAGGTTATTTATAGTTCAATTTCAGATAGCAGGAGCTGTTACAACCTTTCTAGTCATTCTTGTGCAATTTGACGAAGATTCAATACCACCCTTAGTTGAAGAAACGACAACAAAAACTGGTGATTAGGTAGGGTGGAAGAAAGAATGAAATCATATTGTACAATCGAACATTGTGAAGATAAGTGTGTAAAACTTCAATTTGTAAGCAATATATTGTTTAT includes:
- the LOC123320301 gene encoding rho-related GTP-binding protein RhoC-like, which produces MSSQSFPKKLVVVGDGACGKTSLLTAQCNNTFSEMYLPSIYETYLTSVTYESSVISFALWDTAGEEDYDRLRPLSYPRTDVVLMCFNVDNPVSLQNIHHKWYPEIKHFCPSVPILLVATKLDLRYNEQICKILSQKGETTVSHENGYRASKKIKAYGYIECSAKTMEGVKEVFRKAAEVVLRPRKVRRRVCHLL
- the LOC123320260 gene encoding uncharacterized protein LOC123320260; the protein is MEESIRSKVIISQQMFLYIQPILTISRFLGLSPVRYQKNGQNYIISLSYLYVAYSYLFGLVLAGSAVLGLVGDLKANPEHSLRVKDHKGAYVVSCDLGLMIIIVILGIFISPFKIDKFFLILASLNQIHLKLPTSIKEGPRKTSFIISFVSYFVFFGVLTYDFIGWCIQTNGKPSSKRLWNNIPVYILYVVSWTQEIYFWHMTYFVKRCVQALNTGLSLHIEDKGKNVKIVDPKVQQKVYSIDNMGRTAPSNTLVKNILTSQKAKTFIHVHRILFEVVNFINDWYGIPLMLILLSCFLQLIGTPYFMLSNTNEKSIVFSILEVVWLFTHTSRLLIIVEASHRCVKEVRTSRVK